A single Polyodon spathula isolate WHYD16114869_AA chromosome 6, ASM1765450v1, whole genome shotgun sequence DNA region contains:
- the LOC121316593 gene encoding UI-like: protein MKATLLVLLIVSILLVSHIPPGVCRPMGTNTFKHHGYKIQDDHGLVKAADNVMSYLVGEKLLKYLERNPRFHKNLSQLLPGNVRFVKALSTKSLPHPTHNIQVVDGGEPSREVKLEDLSELAKRAEDPPISIDLTFHLLRNMIEIARIESQKEQAEMNRKYLDEVGK, encoded by the coding sequence ATGAAGGCAactcttttggttttgctaataGTCAGTATATTACTAGTGTCTCATATTCCTCCCGGTGTCTGCCGTCCTATGGGAACGAATACCTTTAAACATCATGGTTACAAGATCCAGGATGACCACGGCTTGGTAAAGGCTGCTGATAATGTCATGTCCTACCTCGTGGGAGAAAAGCTGCTTAAGTATTTGGAAAGAAACCCCAGATTTCATAAAAACCTCTCTCAACTACTTCCTGGCAATGTTCGGTTTGTGAAAGCCCTGTCCACGAAAAGCTTGCCTCATCCCACACACAACATCCAGGTGGTCGATGGAGGAGAGCCCTCAAGGGAGGTCAAGCTCGAAGACTTGTCAGAGCTCGCAAAGAGGGCCGAAGACCCTCCCATCTCTATAGATCTCACATTCCACCTCTTGAGAAACATGATTGAGATTGCAAGGATCGAAAGCCAGAAGGAACAGGCAGAGATGAATCGCAAATATTTGGATGAGGTTGGCAAATGA